The Salminus brasiliensis chromosome 3, fSalBra1.hap2, whole genome shotgun sequence genome contains a region encoding:
- the tmed1a gene encoding transmembrane emp24 domain-containing protein 1a, which yields MQPRLKQLLSLCWLFCLRASEDSAGAFGKSQELTFLLPAGRTDCFLQPTRKNSSLAVEFQVLAGSGLDVGFTLISPHGRRLVSVFRKSEGIHLVDPTAEGDYRICFDNSFSSLSEKMVFMEVVVDAQEVADESWANLEEPESTPGYKLDHIKEVLEAVHRNLERSGQTLAVLRAFEARDRYLLEDNLWRVSFWSSVGLLVMLTVALAQVYTVRRFFQDY from the exons ATGCAGCCCAGGTTGAAGCAGCTCCTCAGCCTTTGCTGGCTTTTCTGTCTGAGGGCCTCTGAGGACTCTGCCGGCGCCTTTGGGAAGAGCCAGGAGCTCACTTTCCTCCTCCCCGCTGGCAGGACAGACTGCTTCCTCCAGCCCACCAGGAAGAACAGCAGCCTGGCGGTGGAGTTCCAG GTGCTTGCAGGTTCTGGGCTGGACGTGGGCTTCACGCTAATCTCCCCCCATGGACGCAGGCTGGTCTCTGTGTTCAGGAAGTCGGAGGGCATCCACCT GGTGGACCCCACGGCGGAGGGCGACTACAGGATCTGCTTTGATAACAGCTTCAGCAGCCTGTCGGAGAAGATGGTGTTCATGGAGGTGGTCGTAGACGCTCAGGAGGTGGCCGATGAGAGCTGGGCAAATTTAGAGGAGCCCGAGAGCACGCCAGGGTACAAGCTGGACCACATCAAG GAGGTCCTGGAGGCTGTACACAGGAATCTGGAGCGCAGCGGTCAGACACTGGCGGTTTTGCGGGCGTTTGAAGCACGGGATCGGTACCTGCTGGAGGACAACCTGTGGCGGGTGTCCTTTTGGTCCAGCGTTGGCCTGCTGGTCATGCTCACGGTGGCACTTGCACAAGTTTACACAGTACGCAGGTTCTTCCAGGACTACTGA